One window from the genome of Amycolatopsis sp. NBC_01480 encodes:
- a CDS encoding pyridoxal phosphate-dependent decarboxylase family protein: MGVEAAAGLSGGRGGAERLGELIPVALRGLANGIAERGGPVPAGGPAAVAAALAAAGGGTGVLPRTGVGEEHALEELSALLAAGSADPADPACAAHLHCPPLAVSVAADVVASALNPSMDSWDQAPVASELEREFTTGIARLCYPAAAGADAVVTSGGTESNLLGLLLAREASGIAVRPVCGANSHHSVARAAWLLGLPAPVVVACEDDRMVPSALAEALAKLGAAAVVVATAGTTNTGRIDPLPEIAEICHRAGARLHVDAAYGGMALCSETLRPRVAGLELADSVALDMHKFGWQPVAAGLLAARDGADLAALTVRAEYLNADDDTEAGLPDLLGRSIRTSRRPDAFRMAVTVRALGTEGIGALVERCCATANGVHTLVAAHPGLRSWGAPELSTVVFRPRVADELGESSGDELVARVRRSLLESGTAVIGRGLLPTGPDGAPQLWLKLTLLHPHTGPEDYRPLLDRVAATAAAECATVARQSPVAS; encoded by the coding sequence ATGGGTGTTGAGGCGGCAGCTGGTCTCAGCGGCGGGCGCGGCGGCGCGGAACGGCTCGGCGAGCTGATCCCGGTGGCCCTGCGCGGCCTCGCGAACGGGATCGCCGAGCGGGGCGGGCCGGTGCCGGCCGGCGGGCCGGCCGCGGTGGCGGCGGCGTTGGCCGCGGCCGGCGGCGGGACGGGAGTGCTGCCGCGCACCGGTGTGGGGGAGGAGCACGCACTCGAAGAACTCAGCGCCCTGCTCGCCGCCGGGTCCGCCGACCCCGCGGACCCGGCCTGCGCCGCGCACCTGCACTGCCCGCCGCTGGCCGTTTCGGTCGCCGCGGACGTGGTGGCCAGTGCGCTCAACCCGTCCATGGACTCGTGGGACCAGGCGCCGGTCGCCAGTGAGCTGGAACGGGAGTTCACCACGGGGATCGCGCGGCTCTGTTACCCGGCCGCCGCGGGGGCGGACGCCGTGGTGACGTCTGGTGGCACCGAGTCGAACTTGCTCGGACTGCTACTGGCGCGGGAGGCGAGCGGCATTGCCGTCCGGCCGGTGTGCGGGGCGAATTCCCACCACAGCGTCGCGCGCGCAGCTTGGCTGCTCGGGTTGCCCGCGCCCGTTGTCGTGGCTTGCGAGGACGATCGGATGGTCCCGTCCGCGCTGGCCGAGGCGCTCGCGAAACTGGGCGCGGCCGCCGTGGTTGTCGCGACCGCGGGCACCACCAACACCGGGCGGATCGACCCGCTGCCGGAGATCGCGGAGATCTGCCACCGCGCCGGGGCCCGGCTGCACGTCGACGCCGCGTACGGCGGAATGGCGCTGTGCAGCGAAACTCTCCGCCCGCGCGTTGCTGGACTGGAGCTGGCCGACTCGGTCGCCCTCGACATGCACAAGTTCGGCTGGCAGCCGGTCGCCGCCGGGCTGCTGGCCGCGCGCGACGGCGCCGACCTCGCCGCGCTCACCGTCCGCGCCGAGTACCTGAACGCCGACGACGACACCGAGGCCGGCCTGCCCGACCTGCTCGGCCGGTCGATCCGGACCTCGCGCCGCCCGGACGCGTTCCGGATGGCCGTGACCGTCCGTGCGCTCGGCACCGAGGGCATCGGCGCGCTCGTGGAACGCTGCTGTGCCACCGCGAACGGCGTGCACACACTCGTCGCCGCGCACCCCGGCCTGCGCTCCTGGGGAGCGCCAGAACTGTCCACTGTGGTCTTCCGCCCGCGGGTGGCCGACGAGCTGGGCGAATCGTCGGGTGACGAACTGGTGGCCCGCGTCCGCCGCTCCCTGCTGGAGTCGGGCACCGCGGTGATCGGCCGCGGCCTGCTGCCGACCGGGCCGGACGGCGCGCCGCAGCTGTGGCTCAAGCTCACCCTGCTGCACCCGCACACCGGCCCCGAGGACTACCGCCCGCTGCTGGACCGGGTGGCGGCCACCGCGGCGGCCGAGTGCGCCACCGTCGCGCGGCAGAGCCCGGTCGCCTCGTGA
- a CDS encoding GH92 family glycosyl hydrolase → MHRVPTRSRRLLLAAAAALLTLGVATPVATAAPEASLVTNPAQYVDPMIGTGNGGEQVGQINNFPGPAVPFGMLQWSPDTPGAYAGYSHDSDQIRGFSLTHASVGCSQFGDVPILPVVGDVGTAPWDRTEKFSHDTEVARTGEYGVTLADSGVRADLTSATRTGLAALAFPATDKAQLLVKAGASLNGNQAAAVRTIGDHEVVGSASTGQFCGHQNSYTIYYALQFDRPFTAAGGWDGTTVGSPGTSIDVSSPHAGGYLTFDTRANQVLHVKVAISFVSTEGAQRNMAAEIPGWDLAPVEAAARKQWDGVLSRIQVGGGTADQLKTFYTSLYHSLLYPTTFSDVDGRYPGFDAKVHTVSGHQRVQYANYSLWDTYRCLAALQALLLPDVGSDLAQSLVNDAGQFGWLPKWPVMNGESGVMNGDNVTPFLASLHAFGAQDFDTATALKYMLKGATTPAPPDFPYQEREGVVDYQNFGYVPNDRAEQGHVRTGASQTLEYAVDDFAISQFAGAIGQRGTAHTYAGRSQNWQNIFDGGTGYLRPKDSTGAFPAGPGFVAPPPGQFGQNGFDEGNAAQYNYLVPQNMAGLITAMGGPAAVNQRADAFFQLLNTGPNLPNQWSGNEPDFATPWLYDYTGRPWQTQEVVRRIETQLFSATPNGEPGNDDLGAQSSWYVWAALGLYPVTPGTTDLAFASPLFPKAVLHLANGRSITIDAPAAAADHPYVTGLSVDGKRWDRTYLPPSALRTGATLKFDLSAQAGSWGATSAPPSYPEGQVAAIGYTSPTGQVRTAQGASFPATIGVVSAGGRSDPVRWKAQPPAGITVTPSSGVLRPGSSAGVTVAVAADAPSGYHPVPVGFTDAAGHALPGGTITVTVPAADGKATTCDTLGASDTECGLQRLDNGDGHSTPVTVAGRSGRSTSDGYLYFGVTDDLVPGGTQYTATIDVDYLDQGTGTWNVQYDSSDPNQPYKGSSSVTNTGTGTWKTATFTLPDAGFGNRENGSADFRLSVGAGFVVSRVHVSVSGGNVLALHLCPGD, encoded by the coding sequence ATGCACCGTGTCCCCACCCGATCCCGGCGGCTCCTGCTCGCCGCGGCGGCGGCCTTGCTCACGCTCGGCGTCGCCACGCCGGTCGCCACGGCCGCGCCCGAAGCGTCGCTCGTCACGAACCCCGCGCAGTACGTCGACCCGATGATCGGGACCGGCAACGGCGGGGAGCAAGTCGGCCAGATCAACAACTTCCCCGGCCCGGCCGTGCCGTTCGGCATGCTCCAGTGGAGCCCGGACACACCGGGCGCGTACGCCGGTTATTCCCATGACAGCGACCAGATCCGCGGGTTCAGCCTCACGCACGCCTCGGTCGGCTGCAGCCAGTTCGGCGACGTGCCCATCCTGCCGGTGGTCGGCGACGTGGGTACCGCTCCGTGGGACCGCACGGAAAAGTTCTCCCACGACACCGAAGTGGCCCGGACCGGCGAGTACGGCGTGACGCTGGCCGACTCCGGCGTCCGCGCCGACCTGACCTCGGCGACGCGCACGGGCCTGGCGGCACTGGCTTTCCCCGCCACCGACAAGGCGCAGCTGCTGGTGAAGGCGGGTGCCAGCCTCAACGGCAACCAGGCCGCGGCCGTGCGGACGATCGGCGACCACGAGGTGGTCGGCTCGGCCTCGACCGGCCAGTTCTGCGGGCACCAGAACAGCTACACGATCTACTACGCGCTGCAGTTCGACCGGCCGTTCACCGCGGCCGGCGGCTGGGACGGGACCACGGTCGGCTCGCCGGGGACGTCGATCGACGTCTCCTCGCCGCACGCCGGCGGGTACCTGACGTTCGACACCCGGGCGAACCAGGTCCTGCACGTGAAGGTCGCGATCTCCTTCGTCAGCACCGAAGGCGCGCAGCGGAACATGGCCGCCGAGATCCCCGGCTGGGACCTCGCGCCGGTCGAGGCGGCCGCGCGCAAGCAGTGGGACGGCGTCCTGTCCCGCATCCAGGTGGGCGGCGGCACCGCGGACCAGCTGAAGACGTTCTACACCTCGCTCTACCACTCGCTGCTGTACCCGACGACGTTCAGCGACGTCGACGGCCGCTACCCCGGCTTCGACGCGAAGGTCCACACTGTGAGCGGGCACCAGCGCGTCCAGTACGCGAACTACTCGCTGTGGGACACCTACCGCTGTCTCGCCGCGCTGCAGGCGCTGCTGCTGCCGGACGTGGGCAGCGACCTCGCGCAGTCGCTGGTCAACGACGCCGGGCAGTTCGGCTGGCTGCCGAAGTGGCCGGTGATGAACGGCGAATCCGGGGTCATGAACGGCGACAACGTCACGCCGTTCCTCGCGTCGCTGCACGCCTTCGGCGCCCAGGACTTCGACACAGCGACGGCGCTGAAGTACATGCTGAAGGGCGCGACCACGCCCGCCCCGCCCGATTTCCCTTACCAGGAACGGGAAGGCGTCGTCGACTACCAGAACTTCGGCTACGTGCCCAACGACCGGGCCGAGCAGGGCCACGTCCGCACCGGCGCATCGCAGACGCTGGAGTACGCGGTCGACGACTTCGCGATCTCACAGTTCGCGGGGGCGATCGGCCAGCGCGGCACCGCGCACACGTACGCCGGCCGCTCGCAGAACTGGCAGAACATCTTCGACGGCGGCACCGGCTACCTGCGGCCCAAGGACAGCACGGGCGCGTTCCCGGCCGGACCGGGTTTCGTGGCGCCGCCGCCCGGACAGTTCGGGCAGAACGGCTTCGACGAGGGCAATGCCGCGCAGTACAACTACCTCGTGCCGCAGAACATGGCCGGGCTGATCACGGCGATGGGCGGGCCCGCCGCGGTGAACCAGCGGGCGGACGCGTTCTTCCAGCTGCTCAACACCGGGCCGAACCTGCCGAACCAGTGGTCCGGCAACGAACCCGACTTCGCGACGCCGTGGCTGTACGACTACACCGGCCGGCCGTGGCAGACCCAGGAGGTGGTCCGGCGGATCGAGACGCAGCTGTTCTCGGCGACGCCCAACGGCGAGCCCGGCAACGACGACCTCGGCGCGCAGTCGTCCTGGTACGTCTGGGCCGCGCTCGGGCTCTACCCGGTGACGCCGGGCACGACCGACCTCGCGTTCGCCAGCCCGCTGTTCCCGAAGGCGGTGCTGCACCTGGCGAACGGGCGCTCGATCACGATCGACGCCCCGGCCGCGGCCGCGGATCACCCGTACGTCACCGGCCTCTCGGTCGACGGCAAGCGGTGGGACCGGACGTACCTGCCGCCCTCGGCGCTGCGGACCGGGGCCACGCTGAAGTTCGACCTCTCCGCGCAGGCCGGCTCCTGGGGCGCGACCTCGGCGCCACCGTCCTATCCGGAGGGACAGGTCGCGGCCATCGGCTACACCAGCCCGACCGGCCAGGTGCGCACGGCGCAGGGCGCGAGCTTCCCGGCGACGATCGGCGTGGTCAGTGCCGGCGGCCGGTCCGATCCCGTGCGCTGGAAGGCCCAGCCGCCGGCTGGGATCACTGTGACGCCGTCGTCCGGAGTCCTGCGCCCCGGCAGTTCCGCCGGGGTCACCGTCGCGGTCGCCGCGGACGCGCCTTCGGGCTACCACCCCGTGCCGGTGGGCTTCACCGACGCGGCGGGGCACGCGTTGCCGGGCGGCACGATCACCGTCACGGTGCCGGCCGCCGACGGCAAGGCCACGACGTGCGACACACTCGGCGCGAGCGACACCGAATGCGGCCTGCAGCGGCTCGACAACGGCGACGGGCACTCGACGCCGGTCACCGTCGCCGGCCGGTCCGGACGGTCCACTTCGGACGGTTACCTGTACTTCGGCGTCACGGACGACCTGGTGCCGGGCGGCACCCAGTACACCGCGACGATCGACGTCGACTACCTCGATCAGGGCACCGGCACGTGGAACGTCCAGTACGACTCCAGCGATCCGAACCAGCCGTACAAGGGAAGTTCGTCGGTGACCAATACCGGGACCGGCACCTGGAAGACGGCGACGTTCACCCTCCCGGACGCCGGCTTCGGCAACCGCGAGAACGGGAGCGCCGACTTCCGGCTCTCGGTCGGCGCCGGCTTCGTGGTGTCGCGGGTGCACGTGAGCGTGTCGGGCGGGAACGTGCTGGCACTGCACCTCTGCCCGGGCGACTGA
- a CDS encoding glutamine synthetase encodes MTPLARPVGPRSLAARASAGAAAGEILRRVLDDDGTRLLLLVPDPHARFAAAEVGGPFAAEMLDDGYGVCSYVFAWTPEREPLPDGGALSPYLGGFGDLRMRPDPATALPLGDRTWAVVCDAEWPSGEPAGLAPRSVLRAQLAALEEHGLVPSAGLEHEVVFRDADGAPLTSHGVDYALGGTERLAPLLASLREAAAGLGVESARAECHPGQYEVVLRHRDPLAACDDALLLQLLTRRVAARHDVRADYLAAPEPGQGNSCHVHLSLSTVEGPALLSGQLGAFLAGVLRDARALTAVWAPTWNSYTRLRTASFSPRVLRWGPDDRTASVRLCGPPASPRLEFRFAGADAQPHLVLAALLASGRAGVEEELSPPSAGVEVGSLAPTPWEALAALEEGRVAELLGEDVVEQQAALLRDEIAAGLDGVTDFHRRRGSLRS; translated from the coding sequence GTGACGCCGCTCGCGCGTCCGGTCGGGCCGCGTTCGCTGGCCGCGCGGGCTTCGGCCGGCGCGGCCGCGGGGGAGATCCTGCGGCGGGTGCTCGACGACGACGGCACCCGCTTGCTCCTGCTGGTGCCCGATCCGCACGCGCGGTTCGCCGCGGCCGAGGTCGGCGGGCCGTTCGCCGCCGAAATGCTGGATGACGGGTACGGCGTGTGCAGCTACGTGTTCGCCTGGACCCCGGAGCGGGAGCCGCTGCCCGACGGTGGCGCGCTTTCGCCGTACCTCGGCGGTTTCGGCGACCTGCGGATGCGCCCGGACCCGGCCACAGCGCTCCCGCTTGGCGACCGGACGTGGGCGGTGGTGTGCGACGCGGAGTGGCCCTCGGGCGAGCCGGCCGGGCTGGCGCCGCGATCCGTGCTGCGGGCGCAGCTGGCGGCGTTGGAGGAGCACGGGCTGGTGCCGTCGGCGGGACTGGAGCACGAGGTCGTCTTCCGGGATGCCGATGGCGCACCGCTGACCTCGCACGGCGTCGACTACGCACTCGGCGGCACCGAACGGCTCGCGCCCCTGCTCGCTTCGCTGCGGGAAGCGGCCGCGGGCCTCGGCGTGGAGTCCGCGCGCGCCGAATGCCACCCGGGCCAGTACGAGGTCGTGCTGCGGCACCGCGACCCGCTGGCGGCCTGCGACGACGCGTTGTTGCTGCAGCTGCTCACCCGCCGCGTCGCCGCCCGGCACGACGTCCGCGCCGACTACCTGGCCGCGCCGGAGCCCGGGCAGGGCAACTCGTGCCACGTCCACCTGTCACTGTCCACAGTGGAGGGTCCGGCGCTGCTTTCCGGCCAGTTGGGCGCTTTTCTGGCCGGTGTGCTGCGTGACGCACGCGCGCTGACCGCCGTATGGGCCCCGACGTGGAACAGCTACACCCGGCTGCGGACGGCGTCGTTCTCACCCCGGGTGCTCCGTTGGGGCCCGGACGACCGCACCGCCTCCGTCCGGCTGTGCGGGCCGCCCGCGTCGCCGAGGCTGGAGTTCCGTTTCGCGGGCGCGGACGCGCAGCCGCACCTGGTGCTCGCGGCCCTGCTGGCGTCGGGCCGGGCGGGCGTCGAGGAGGAGCTGAGCCCGCCGTCGGCCGGGGTCGAGGTGGGTTCGCTGGCGCCGACGCCGTGGGAGGCGCTGGCGGCGCTGGAGGAGGGGCGGGTGGCAGAGTTGCTGGGGGAGGACGTCGTCGAGCAACAGGCGGCGCTGCTGCGCGACGAGATCGCGGCGGGCCTGGACGGCGTCACGGACTTCCACCGGCGCCGCGGTTCCCTGCGATCCTGA
- a CDS encoding lysine N(6)-hydroxylase/L-ornithine N(5)-oxygenase family protein: protein MRRFDLAGVGIGPFNLSLAALADPLEQLDVVLFDARPEFRWHPGLLVEGATLQVPFLADLVSLVDPTSRHSFLNYLRERGRLLPFYFAERFHLPRAEYDDYGRWAAARLPSCRFGHEVTGIRWAAAEEAFELTVSGEEPVLAASVVLGVGSTPNVPVSLRELVAAPDVLALHSADYLTHRDALLAAQTVTVVGSGQSGAEVFLDLLRARSTVDGLRWLARTSAFAPMEYSKLGLEQFTPDYTAYFHGLPEAVRDRLLPEQWQLYKGIDAETIAAIHDELYRRSIGGAWPGAALTPGVEVVSASAFGDGIELGLRHAQQDRTATHRTGAVVCATGYAETPTRPLLSGLGEAVQRDGRGRLVVGEDYRLALGGDVTGSLFVQNAERHTHGPGAPDLGLGAWRAATILNAVCGKAVYELPARTAFTTFGLETTEDL, encoded by the coding sequence GTGAGGCGGTTCGATCTCGCGGGGGTCGGGATCGGGCCGTTCAACCTGTCGCTCGCGGCGCTGGCCGATCCGCTGGAGCAGCTGGACGTCGTGCTGTTCGACGCACGCCCGGAGTTCCGCTGGCATCCCGGGCTGCTGGTCGAGGGCGCGACGCTGCAGGTGCCGTTCCTGGCCGACCTGGTCTCGCTCGTCGACCCGACCAGCCGGCACTCGTTCCTCAACTACCTGCGCGAACGCGGCCGGCTGCTGCCGTTCTACTTCGCCGAGCGCTTCCACCTGCCGCGCGCGGAGTACGACGACTACGGCCGCTGGGCCGCCGCGCGCCTGCCGTCGTGCCGGTTCGGCCACGAGGTCACGGGCATTCGCTGGGCGGCGGCCGAAGAAGCGTTCGAGCTGACGGTCTCCGGCGAGGAGCCGGTGCTGGCGGCGTCGGTGGTGCTCGGGGTCGGCAGCACGCCGAACGTCCCGGTGTCGCTGCGGGAACTCGTCGCCGCGCCGGACGTGCTCGCGCTGCACTCCGCGGACTATCTGACCCACCGCGATGCCTTGCTGGCGGCGCAAACCGTGACGGTGGTCGGTTCGGGGCAGTCCGGCGCCGAGGTGTTCCTCGACCTGCTGCGGGCAAGATCCACTGTGGACGGCTTGCGCTGGCTCGCGCGCACCTCCGCGTTCGCGCCGATGGAGTACTCGAAGCTGGGGCTGGAGCAGTTCACCCCGGACTACACGGCGTACTTCCACGGCCTGCCCGAGGCGGTTCGAGACCGGCTGCTGCCCGAGCAATGGCAGCTGTACAAGGGAATCGACGCCGAGACCATCGCCGCGATCCACGACGAGCTGTACCGCCGTAGCATCGGCGGGGCGTGGCCCGGCGCCGCGCTCACCCCCGGCGTCGAGGTGGTTTCGGCGAGCGCGTTCGGCGACGGCATCGAACTCGGTTTGCGGCACGCGCAGCAGGACCGCACCGCCACGCACCGCACCGGCGCCGTCGTCTGCGCCACCGGGTACGCGGAAACGCCGACCAGGCCGCTGCTGTCCGGGCTGGGCGAGGCCGTCCAGCGAGACGGCCGGGGCCGGCTGGTCGTCGGCGAGGACTACCGGCTCGCGCTCGGCGGCGACGTCACCGGCTCGCTGTTCGTGCAGAACGCGGAGCGGCACACACACGGGCCCGGCGCGCCGGACCTCGGGCTCGGCGCCTGGCGCGCCGCCACGATCCTCAACGCGGTGTGCGGCAAGGCGGTTTACGAGCTGCCCGCGCGCACCGCGTTCACCACGTTCGGCCTCGAGACCACGGAGGACCTGTGA
- a CDS encoding IucA/IucC family protein, whose amino-acid sequence MTLTDSAAWRAAGSLVVHKMLGELSYEAMLVPKPGEATSAGHRTWRLELPGDVSYRFEARRGAFESWTVRPGSAVRAAGDAEAPADDPRTLVVDARETLGLTGLRLADVLAELTATVANEAARLRRAPTAAELSTMDYNLADGHLTGHPRLVLNKGRVGFSAADRARYAPEAGADLRLRWFAVHRDLAEFRCTAGLTESELLAAELDDAERAAFTARVAEVGEAADYLWVPVHPWQADEILGTLYSAELATGRLVDLGDGGDAYRPHQTVRTLANTSRPDRHDVKTAVSVRNTLVYRGLNSAATLAGPSVTEWLRRIDAADPLLSREYRFELLGEVASVSVRHPLFGALEELPYRFHETLGALWREPLVARLGEGEQAISFAALPYRDADGRSVLAGLIERAGHGAEQWCARLFDLLLTPLLQWLLRYGVGFCPHGQNLILVIDADGWPLRVAVKDFAQGVDLLDEELPCYADLPPEANADMLRWPAHLLAQSLFSSVFSGQLRFWAEILLDDLALPRGVFWGLVRAVVGRYRDQNPDVAARFDACRLFAPDVERVTLNREHFAGQGFDKVERDDEFDVRWGRVPNPLHTPDPDGAW is encoded by the coding sequence GTGACCCTGACTGACTCTGCCGCTTGGCGCGCCGCGGGTTCCCTTGTCGTGCACAAGATGCTGGGCGAGCTGTCGTACGAGGCGATGCTCGTGCCGAAACCCGGCGAGGCGACCAGCGCCGGGCACCGCACCTGGCGGCTGGAGCTGCCCGGCGACGTCTCGTACCGCTTCGAGGCCCGGCGCGGCGCGTTCGAGTCCTGGACGGTCCGGCCGGGCAGCGCGGTCCGGGCCGCCGGCGACGCCGAGGCGCCGGCCGACGACCCGCGCACGCTGGTCGTCGACGCGCGGGAAACGCTGGGGCTGACCGGGCTCCGGCTGGCCGACGTCCTCGCGGAGCTGACCGCGACGGTCGCGAACGAGGCGGCCCGCCTGCGCCGCGCGCCCACCGCCGCCGAACTGTCCACGATGGACTACAACCTCGCCGACGGGCACCTCACCGGGCATCCGCGGCTGGTGCTCAACAAGGGCCGGGTCGGCTTCTCCGCCGCCGACCGCGCGCGGTACGCGCCCGAGGCCGGCGCCGACCTCCGGTTGCGCTGGTTCGCCGTGCACCGCGACCTCGCCGAGTTCCGCTGCACCGCCGGGCTGACCGAGTCCGAGCTGCTGGCGGCCGAGCTGGACGACGCCGAGCGGGCGGCGTTCACCGCGCGGGTCGCCGAGGTCGGCGAGGCTGCCGACTACCTGTGGGTGCCCGTGCATCCTTGGCAGGCGGACGAAATCCTCGGCACGCTCTACTCGGCGGAGCTGGCGACCGGGCGGCTGGTGGACCTCGGCGACGGCGGCGACGCGTACCGTCCACATCAGACCGTGCGCACGCTGGCCAACACCTCGCGGCCGGACCGGCACGACGTGAAGACCGCGGTTTCGGTGCGCAACACGCTGGTCTACCGCGGGCTGAACTCCGCGGCCACGCTGGCCGGGCCGTCGGTCACCGAGTGGCTGCGCCGGATCGACGCGGCCGACCCGCTGCTGTCGCGCGAGTACCGGTTCGAACTGCTCGGCGAGGTCGCCAGCGTTTCGGTGCGGCACCCGCTTTTCGGCGCGCTGGAAGAACTGCCGTACCGCTTCCACGAGACGCTGGGCGCGTTGTGGCGCGAGCCGCTCGTCGCGCGGCTCGGCGAGGGGGAGCAGGCGATCTCGTTCGCCGCGCTGCCGTACCGCGACGCCGACGGCCGGTCAGTGCTCGCCGGGCTGATCGAGCGCGCGGGCCACGGCGCCGAACAGTGGTGCGCGCGGCTGTTCGACCTGCTGCTCACGCCGTTGCTCCAGTGGCTGTTGCGGTACGGCGTCGGGTTCTGCCCGCACGGCCAGAACCTGATCCTCGTGATCGACGCCGACGGCTGGCCGCTGCGCGTGGCGGTCAAGGACTTCGCGCAGGGCGTCGACCTGCTCGACGAGGAACTGCCCTGTTACGCGGACCTCCCGCCGGAGGCGAACGCCGACATGCTGCGCTGGCCGGCGCACCTGCTCGCGCAATCGCTGTTCAGCTCGGTGTTCTCCGGGCAGCTGCGGTTCTGGGCCGAGATCCTGCTCGACGACCTGGCCTTGCCGCGCGGGGTGTTCTGGGGGCTGGTGCGCGCGGTCGTCGGCCGCTACCGCGACCAGAACCCGGACGTCGCCGCGCGGTTTGACGCGTGCCGTCTGTTCGCGCCGGACGTGGAGCGTGTGACGCTGAACCGCGAGCACTTCGCCGGTCAGGGCTTCGACAAGGTGGAGCGCGACGACGAGTTCGACGTCCGGTGGGGCCGGGTGCCGAACCCGCTGCACACGCCGGACCCGGACGGCGCCTGGTGA